One Loxodonta africana isolate mLoxAfr1 chromosome 15, mLoxAfr1.hap2, whole genome shotgun sequence genomic window carries:
- the UBASH3B gene encoding ubiquitin-associated and SH3 domain-containing protein B isoform X4 translates to MRLRCIVWESNLVSCLEGDDSTTVPPVPTNDLGSGIVRMILTNKKPWLPQEEEVFRQHVTGWLFSHVGDPFLDDPLPREYVLYLRPTGPLAQTLSDFWQQSKQICGKNKAHNIFPHITLCQFFMCEDSKVEALGEALQTTVSRWKCKFSAPLPLELYTSSNFIGLFVKEDSAEVLKKFAADFAAEAASKTEVRVEPHKKQLHVTLAYHFQASHLPTLEKLAQNIDVKLGCDWVATIFSRDIRFANHETLQVIYPYSPQNDDELELVPGDFIFMSPMEQTSTSEGWIYGTSLTTGCSGLLPENYITKADECSTWIFHGSYSILNTSSSHSLPLGDGILERQQYEDQGLGETTPLTIICQPMQPLRVNSQPGPQKRCLFVCRHGERMDVVFGKYWLSQCFDAKGRYIRTNLNMPHSLPQRSGGFREYEKDAPITVFGCMQARLVGEALLESNTIIDHVYCSPSLRCVQTAHNILKGLQQENHLKIRVEPGLFEWTKWVAGTTLPAWIPPSELAAANLSVDTTYRPHIPVSKLVVSESYDTYISRSFQVTKEIISECKSKAGNNILIVAHASSLEACTCQLQGLSPQNSKDFVQMVRKIPYLGFCSCEEFGETGIWQLTDPPILPLTHGPTGGFNWRDTLLQE, encoded by the exons aCAAAAAGCCTTGGCTTCCACAGGAGGAAGAAGTGTTCAGGCAGCATGTGACTGGTTG GTTGTTCTCCCACGTCGGTGACCCCTTCCTGGATGACCCTCTGCCCCGGGAATACGTCCTATACCTCCGCCCCACTGGCCCCTTAGCACAAACGCTTTCTGACTTTTGGCAGCAGTCGAAGCAGATCTGCGGGAAGAACAAGGCGCACAACATCTTCCCCCACATCACCCTCTGCCAGTTCTTCATG TGTGAGGACAGCAAGGTGGAGGCCCTGGGGGAAGCCCTGCAGACCACCGTCAGTCgttggaaatgtaaattctcagcccCACTGCCCCTGGAGCTCTATACCTCCTCCAACTTCATCGGCCTCTTCGTGAAAGAAGACAGCGCTGAGGTCCTCAAGAAGTTTGCTGCGGACTTTGCTGCAGAGGCTGCATCCAAAACCG AAGTACGCGTGGAGCCTCATAAGAAGCAGCTGCACGTGACCCTGGCTTACCACTTCCAAGCTAGCCACCTGCCCACCCTAGAGAAACTAGCCCAGAACATAGACGTCAAACTCGGGTGTGACTGGGTGGCCACCATATTCTCTCGGGATATCCGATTTGCTAACCATGAG ACATTGCAGGTGATCTACCCCTACAGCCCGCAGAATGACGACGAGCTGGAGCTGGTTCCTGGGGACTTCATCTTCATGTCTCCAATGGAGCAGACCAGCACCAGCGAAGGCTGGATCTATGGCACATCCCTGACCACTGGCTGTTCGGGGCTCCTTCCTGAGAATTATATCACCAAGGCTGATGAATGCAGCACCTGGATATTCCATGG TTCTTACTCCATCCTAAATACATCATCTTCTCACTCTCTCCCACTTGGTGATGGAATACTGGAGAGGCAGCAGTATGAGGACCAGGGACTGGGGGAGACGACTCCCCTCACTATCATCTGCCAGCCCATGCAG CCTCTGAGAGTCAACAGCCAGCCTGGCCCTCAAAAGCGATGCCTCTTTGTGTGTCGGCATGGTGagagaatggatgttgtgtttgGGAAGTACTGGCTCTCCCAGTGCTTTGATGCCAAAG GCCGCTACATACGCACCAACCTGAACATGCCTCATAGCTTACCTCAGCGGAGTGGTGGTTTCCGGGAGTATGAGAAAGATGCCCCAATCACTGTGTTTGGATGTATGCAAGCAAGGCTCGTGG GTGAGGCCTTATTAGAGAGTAACACCATTATTGATCACGTCTATTGCTCCCCATCCCTGCGCTGCGTTCAGACAGCACACAACATCCTGAAAG gTTTACAACAAGAAAATCACTTGAAGATTCGTGTAGAGCCTGGCTTATTTGAATGGACAAAATGGGTTGCTGGGACTACGTTACCTGCGTGGATACCTCCATCAGAGTTAGCTGCAGCCAACCTGAGTGTTGATACAACCTACAG ACCTCACATTCCAGTCAGCAAATTGGTGGTTTCAGAATCCTATGACACTTACATCAGTAGAAGCTTCCAAGTAACAAAAGAAATAATCAGCGAATGTAAAAGTAAAG cAGGAAATAACATCCTGATTGTGGCCCACGCATCTTCCCTCGAAGCATGTACCTGCCAACTTCAGGGTCTGTCGCCTCAGAACTCCAAGGATTTTGTACAAATGGTCCGAAAG ATTCCATACTTGGGGTTTTGTTCCTGTGAAGAATTCGGAGAAACTGGGATATGGCAGCTGACAGATCCACCCATCCTTCCTCTTACCCATGGACCAACTGGAGGCTTCAACTGGAGAGACACTTTACTGCAAGAATAA
- the UBASH3B gene encoding ubiquitin-associated and SH3 domain-containing protein B isoform X7, producing MDRRWTCSSPWASPEPAHKKPWLPQEEEVFRQHVTGWLFSHVGDPFLDDPLPREYVLYLRPTGPLAQTLSDFWQQSKQICGKNKAHNIFPHITLCQFFMCEDSKVEALGEALQTTVSRWKCKFSAPLPLELYTSSNFIGLFVKEDSAEVLKKFAADFAAEAASKTEVRVEPHKKQLHVTLAYHFQASHLPTLEKLAQNIDVKLGCDWVATIFSRDIRFANHETLQVIYPYSPQNDDELELVPGDFIFMSPMEQTSTSEGWIYGTSLTTGCSGLLPENYITKADECSTWIFHGSYSILNTSSSHSLPLGDGILERQQYEDQGLGETTPLTIICQPMQPLRVNSQPGPQKRCLFVCRHGERMDVVFGKYWLSQCFDAKGRYIRTNLNMPHSLPQRSGGFREYEKDAPITVFGCMQARLVGEALLESNTIIDHVYCSPSLRCVQTAHNILKGLQQENHLKIRVEPGLFEWTKWVAGTTLPAWIPPSELAAANLSVDTTYRPHIPVSKLVVSESYDTYISRSFQVTKEIISECKSKAGNNILIVAHASSLEACTCQLQGLSPQNSKDFVQMVRKIPYLGFCSCEEFGETGIWQLTDPPILPLTHGPTGGFNWRDTLLQE from the exons aCAAAAAGCCTTGGCTTCCACAGGAGGAAGAAGTGTTCAGGCAGCATGTGACTGGTTG GTTGTTCTCCCACGTCGGTGACCCCTTCCTGGATGACCCTCTGCCCCGGGAATACGTCCTATACCTCCGCCCCACTGGCCCCTTAGCACAAACGCTTTCTGACTTTTGGCAGCAGTCGAAGCAGATCTGCGGGAAGAACAAGGCGCACAACATCTTCCCCCACATCACCCTCTGCCAGTTCTTCATG TGTGAGGACAGCAAGGTGGAGGCCCTGGGGGAAGCCCTGCAGACCACCGTCAGTCgttggaaatgtaaattctcagcccCACTGCCCCTGGAGCTCTATACCTCCTCCAACTTCATCGGCCTCTTCGTGAAAGAAGACAGCGCTGAGGTCCTCAAGAAGTTTGCTGCGGACTTTGCTGCAGAGGCTGCATCCAAAACCG AAGTACGCGTGGAGCCTCATAAGAAGCAGCTGCACGTGACCCTGGCTTACCACTTCCAAGCTAGCCACCTGCCCACCCTAGAGAAACTAGCCCAGAACATAGACGTCAAACTCGGGTGTGACTGGGTGGCCACCATATTCTCTCGGGATATCCGATTTGCTAACCATGAG ACATTGCAGGTGATCTACCCCTACAGCCCGCAGAATGACGACGAGCTGGAGCTGGTTCCTGGGGACTTCATCTTCATGTCTCCAATGGAGCAGACCAGCACCAGCGAAGGCTGGATCTATGGCACATCCCTGACCACTGGCTGTTCGGGGCTCCTTCCTGAGAATTATATCACCAAGGCTGATGAATGCAGCACCTGGATATTCCATGG TTCTTACTCCATCCTAAATACATCATCTTCTCACTCTCTCCCACTTGGTGATGGAATACTGGAGAGGCAGCAGTATGAGGACCAGGGACTGGGGGAGACGACTCCCCTCACTATCATCTGCCAGCCCATGCAG CCTCTGAGAGTCAACAGCCAGCCTGGCCCTCAAAAGCGATGCCTCTTTGTGTGTCGGCATGGTGagagaatggatgttgtgtttgGGAAGTACTGGCTCTCCCAGTGCTTTGATGCCAAAG GCCGCTACATACGCACCAACCTGAACATGCCTCATAGCTTACCTCAGCGGAGTGGTGGTTTCCGGGAGTATGAGAAAGATGCCCCAATCACTGTGTTTGGATGTATGCAAGCAAGGCTCGTGG GTGAGGCCTTATTAGAGAGTAACACCATTATTGATCACGTCTATTGCTCCCCATCCCTGCGCTGCGTTCAGACAGCACACAACATCCTGAAAG gTTTACAACAAGAAAATCACTTGAAGATTCGTGTAGAGCCTGGCTTATTTGAATGGACAAAATGGGTTGCTGGGACTACGTTACCTGCGTGGATACCTCCATCAGAGTTAGCTGCAGCCAACCTGAGTGTTGATACAACCTACAG ACCTCACATTCCAGTCAGCAAATTGGTGGTTTCAGAATCCTATGACACTTACATCAGTAGAAGCTTCCAAGTAACAAAAGAAATAATCAGCGAATGTAAAAGTAAAG cAGGAAATAACATCCTGATTGTGGCCCACGCATCTTCCCTCGAAGCATGTACCTGCCAACTTCAGGGTCTGTCGCCTCAGAACTCCAAGGATTTTGTACAAATGGTCCGAAAG ATTCCATACTTGGGGTTTTGTTCCTGTGAAGAATTCGGAGAAACTGGGATATGGCAGCTGACAGATCCACCCATCCTTCCTCTTACCCATGGACCAACTGGAGGCTTCAACTGGAGAGACACTTTACTGCAAGAATAA
- the UBASH3B gene encoding ubiquitin-associated and SH3 domain-containing protein B isoform X5: MAAREELYSKVTPRRHRQQRPGTIKHGSALDLLLSMGFPRARAQKALASTGGRSVQAACDWLFSHVGDPFLDDPLPREYVLYLRPTGPLAQTLSDFWQQSKQICGKNKAHNIFPHITLCQFFMCEDSKVEALGEALQTTVSRWKCKFSAPLPLELYTSSNFIGLFVKEDSAEVLKKFAADFAAEAASKTEVRVEPHKKQLHVTLAYHFQASHLPTLEKLAQNIDVKLGCDWVATIFSRDIRFANHETLQVIYPYSPQNDDELELVPGDFIFMSPMEQTSTSEGWIYGTSLTTGCSGLLPENYITKADECSTWIFHGSYSILNTSSSHSLPLGDGILERQQYEDQGLGETTPLTIICQPMQPLRVNSQPGPQKRCLFVCRHGERMDVVFGKYWLSQCFDAKGRYIRTNLNMPHSLPQRSGGFREYEKDAPITVFGCMQARLVGEALLESNTIIDHVYCSPSLRCVQTAHNILKGLQQENHLKIRVEPGLFEWTKWVAGTTLPAWIPPSELAAANLSVDTTYRPHIPVSKLVVSESYDTYISRSFQVTKEIISECKSKAGNNILIVAHASSLEACTCQLQGLSPQNSKDFVQMVRKIPYLGFCSCEEFGETGIWQLTDPPILPLTHGPTGGFNWRDTLLQE, from the exons aCAAAAAGCCTTGGCTTCCACAGGAGGAAGAAGTGTTCAGGCAGCATGTGACTG GTTGTTCTCCCACGTCGGTGACCCCTTCCTGGATGACCCTCTGCCCCGGGAATACGTCCTATACCTCCGCCCCACTGGCCCCTTAGCACAAACGCTTTCTGACTTTTGGCAGCAGTCGAAGCAGATCTGCGGGAAGAACAAGGCGCACAACATCTTCCCCCACATCACCCTCTGCCAGTTCTTCATG TGTGAGGACAGCAAGGTGGAGGCCCTGGGGGAAGCCCTGCAGACCACCGTCAGTCgttggaaatgtaaattctcagcccCACTGCCCCTGGAGCTCTATACCTCCTCCAACTTCATCGGCCTCTTCGTGAAAGAAGACAGCGCTGAGGTCCTCAAGAAGTTTGCTGCGGACTTTGCTGCAGAGGCTGCATCCAAAACCG AAGTACGCGTGGAGCCTCATAAGAAGCAGCTGCACGTGACCCTGGCTTACCACTTCCAAGCTAGCCACCTGCCCACCCTAGAGAAACTAGCCCAGAACATAGACGTCAAACTCGGGTGTGACTGGGTGGCCACCATATTCTCTCGGGATATCCGATTTGCTAACCATGAG ACATTGCAGGTGATCTACCCCTACAGCCCGCAGAATGACGACGAGCTGGAGCTGGTTCCTGGGGACTTCATCTTCATGTCTCCAATGGAGCAGACCAGCACCAGCGAAGGCTGGATCTATGGCACATCCCTGACCACTGGCTGTTCGGGGCTCCTTCCTGAGAATTATATCACCAAGGCTGATGAATGCAGCACCTGGATATTCCATGG TTCTTACTCCATCCTAAATACATCATCTTCTCACTCTCTCCCACTTGGTGATGGAATACTGGAGAGGCAGCAGTATGAGGACCAGGGACTGGGGGAGACGACTCCCCTCACTATCATCTGCCAGCCCATGCAG CCTCTGAGAGTCAACAGCCAGCCTGGCCCTCAAAAGCGATGCCTCTTTGTGTGTCGGCATGGTGagagaatggatgttgtgtttgGGAAGTACTGGCTCTCCCAGTGCTTTGATGCCAAAG GCCGCTACATACGCACCAACCTGAACATGCCTCATAGCTTACCTCAGCGGAGTGGTGGTTTCCGGGAGTATGAGAAAGATGCCCCAATCACTGTGTTTGGATGTATGCAAGCAAGGCTCGTGG GTGAGGCCTTATTAGAGAGTAACACCATTATTGATCACGTCTATTGCTCCCCATCCCTGCGCTGCGTTCAGACAGCACACAACATCCTGAAAG gTTTACAACAAGAAAATCACTTGAAGATTCGTGTAGAGCCTGGCTTATTTGAATGGACAAAATGGGTTGCTGGGACTACGTTACCTGCGTGGATACCTCCATCAGAGTTAGCTGCAGCCAACCTGAGTGTTGATACAACCTACAG ACCTCACATTCCAGTCAGCAAATTGGTGGTTTCAGAATCCTATGACACTTACATCAGTAGAAGCTTCCAAGTAACAAAAGAAATAATCAGCGAATGTAAAAGTAAAG cAGGAAATAACATCCTGATTGTGGCCCACGCATCTTCCCTCGAAGCATGTACCTGCCAACTTCAGGGTCTGTCGCCTCAGAACTCCAAGGATTTTGTACAAATGGTCCGAAAG ATTCCATACTTGGGGTTTTGTTCCTGTGAAGAATTCGGAGAAACTGGGATATGGCAGCTGACAGATCCACCCATCCTTCCTCTTACCCATGGACCAACTGGAGGCTTCAACTGGAGAGACACTTTACTGCAAGAATAA